The following coding sequences are from one Triticum dicoccoides isolate Atlit2015 ecotype Zavitan chromosome 4A, WEW_v2.0, whole genome shotgun sequence window:
- the LOC119284911 gene encoding protein transport protein Sec61 subunit alpha-like encodes MAGGFRVLHLVRPFLGFLPEVQSADRRIPFREKLIYTVISLFIFLVCSQLPLYGIHSTTGADPFYWLRAILASNRGTVMELGITPIVTSGMVMQLLVGSKIIEVDNSVREDRALLNGAQKLLGILIAIGEAVAYVLSGMYGSVSQLGTGNAILIILQLFFAGIIVICLDELLQKGYGLGSGISLFIATNICENIIWKAFSPTTINSGRGAEFEGAVIGLFHLLITRTDKVRALREAFYRQNLPNVTNLLATVLVFLIVIYFQGFRVVLPVRSRNARGQQGSYPIKLFYTSNMPIILHSALITNLYFISQLLYKKFSGNFLVNLLGIWKESEYSGHSIPVGGLAYYVTAPSSLADVVANPFHALFYVVFMLSACALFSKTWIEVSGSSARDVARQLKEQQMVMPGHRESNLERELNRYIPTAAAFGGVCIGALTVLADFMGAIGSGTGILLAVTIIYQYFETFEKERATELGFFGF; translated from the exons ATGGCTGGCGGCTTTAGAGTGCTGCATCTTGTGAGGCCCTTTCTGGGTTTCTTACCGGAAGTACAGAGTGCTGATAGGAGAATTCCATTCAGAGAGAAACTCATCTACACCGTTATTTCCCTCTTCATTTTCCTAGTGTGCAGCCAGCTCCCGCTCTATGGCATCCATTCAACTACTGGAGCTGACCCTTTCTACTGGTTGCGTGCTATTCTTGCATCAAACCGTGGTACTGTTATGGAGCTGGGTATCACTCCAATTGTGACATCTGGAATGGTGATGCAACTTCTGGTAGGATCAAAGATCATTGAAGTTGACAACAGTGTGAGAGAGGATCGTGCACTTCT GAATGGTGCACAAAAGTTGCTTGGTATCCTGATTGCTATTGGAGAAGCTGTGGCATATGTCTTGTCTGGAATGTATGGCAGTGTAAGCCAACTAGGAACAGGGAATGCTATTCTCATTATACTTCAGCTTTTCTTTGCTGGCATCATTGTCATCTGTCTGGATGAACTTCTCCAGAAAGGATATGGTTTGGGTTCTGGCATTTCTCTATTCATCGCTACCAACATCTG TGAGAATATCATCTGGAAGGCGTTTAGCCCCACAACCATCAACAGCGGACGTGGTGCTGAATTTGAAGGGGCTGTCATTGGATTGTTCCATCTGTTGATTACCAGAACTGACAAAGTCCGTGCCCTACGTGAGGCTTTCTACCGCCAGAATCTTCCAAACGTGACCAACTTACTTGCTACTGTCCTGGTCTTCCTCATTGTTATCTATTTCCAAGGCTTCCGTGTTGTGCTTCCAGTGAGATCAAGGAATGCCCGTGGGCAGCAGGGTTCATATCCAATTAAACTGTTTTACACATCGAATATGCCCATCATCCTGCACTCTGCGCTGATTACCAACCTCTACTTTATATCTCAG CTTCTTTACAAGAAGTTCAGTGGCAACTTCCTGGTTAACCTTCTCGGTATATGGAAGGAATCTGAGTATTCAGGCCATTCTATTCCCGTTGGTGGTCTTGCATACTATGTAACTGCCCCATCAAG TTTGGCTGATGTTGTCGCAAATCCATTCCATGCGCTGTTCTATGTGGTCTTCATGCTGTCAGCTTGCGCTCTCTTCTCAAAGACATGGATCGAAGTTTCTGGTTCATCGGCGAGGGATGTTGCTAGGCAGCTCAAG GAACAACAAATGGTGATGCCAGGCCATCGCGAGTCAAACTTGGAGAGGGAGTTGAACAGATACATCCCCACTGCTGCTGCATTTGGAGGAGTGTGCATTGGCGCGTTGACAGTCCTAGCTGATTTCATGGGTGCAATCGGTTCAGGAACCGGTATACTGCTCGCTGTCACCATCATATACCAATACTTCGAGACTTTCGAGAAGGAAAGGGCGACCGAGCTTGGTTTCTTCGGCTTCTGA